CCGAGTGCGTACGCTCCCGCGGCGACTGCCGGGAGTTCGCCGAGGCGACCGTTCCACCCCGCCGTCCAGAAGAGTGTGACACCCGCCACCGCGGTCGCGGTGCCAGCGCCCGCGAGCGACCGAGACCTGTCGGCGTCGGGCGTCCGACCGAACAGCGCGAGAAAGCCAGCGAGCAGGGAGACGGAACCGAAGAGGACGCCGAGTCTGAGCGCGCTCGCCTTCCCGACGCCGAACCCCGCGACGAGGCTAGCGGTCGCCGCGACGAACCCGACGACGGCCACCAGACTCCCGGCGAGCAAGAGCGTGGCCCGACCGACCGCTCGCCAGCGGGCCGCCCGGTCGTTCCCGGTATCAGACATGTGTGGCTCTATACGTATAGATGCGGCAAAAGAATGTCGGGGAGTCTCACTACTGATATTTTCGTCGTGATGAGTGGGTATTGGTTACGGTTATCAAGCTCAGGTCGTCGTGGACCGAGGTCGGTCGGCTCTCTCACGAACGTCGATTACTGGTGAAAATGCGCGGGAGCGGATTCGAACCGGAGCAAGACGTTCCTGCTCGCTTCGCTGCGCGGGCGTGCGACTTGCAAGGCTCGAATCCTCACCGAAGCGATTCTCAGCAGTCAGTACGATGCGAGCAGACGAACTGCTCGCGGTACGGTGGTTTCTGAAAATATGCGGGACCGGATTCGAACCGGAGCGAGACGTTCCGGGCGTGCGGCCCTGCGGGCCGGTCCGGGCGTGCGACTCGCAGGGTTCGAATCGGTTCTGCTCTGCTCACTTCGTTCGCTCATGCGCGGGACCGGATTCGAACCGGCGGACCCCTACGGGATAGCGTCCTAAGCGCTACGCCGTTGGCCAGGCTTGGCAACCCGCGCGCAGTTCCACGTTTCCGCGAGGGCGACAAGAACCTGTCGTTCTCGCGGAGCGCGATTCGTCGCGCGACGACTCCGACTGCGAGACGCTTATGTGAACTCGGTCGCAATCAGCGGTCGTGTATCGGGCACGCGACCACGTCGAAAACGAGCGCTGGCTCGCCGAAATCGAGCAGTGCGCCGACCGACTCGACCTCGACACCGACGCGCGCTCGCGGGCGACCGACCTCTTTCTCTCGACGGTCTCGGAGTGGGACGCACCCGACGAGCGAGACGCCGACTCGCGGCGCGCCGTCGTCGCCGCCAGCCTCTACGCCGGGTCGCTCATCGAGGGCGACCAGCGTTCGCAGGGCGAGGTGGCCGATGCCGTGGGTGTCGCGCGACTGACGATTCAGCAACGTTGGAAGGCATTGTTGGAGGAGGCCGGTCTGCAACCGCCGTCGTGGTAGGTGAGAAACTGCTTATCGCTCCGCGTTGCGCCCCTCGCGCTCGGGCGTGAGATTCCCTTCCGCGTCGATTTCGCCCTTCACGATGCGGGTGCTGGAGATGATGTCGCCGTCCGCGGCCGTGACGTGCGGGACGACTTCGACTTCCAGCGGGTCGAACCCACGCTCTCGGCGAATCTCGTTGATTCGCTCCGCGCCGTCGGTCGTCTCGGGCGAGACCACCAGCGCGTCGAACTGCTCCTCGGTGGCGATACCCGTCGGTTCGGTCAGTTCGCGGACCTCGAACTCTCGGTCGTGTTCGTCGGCGAACTCGGCCAGCACGGTCTCCAAGTCGGCCTTCCGCTCGTCGAACGGGCGGACGTACCGGTCTTCGTGGCGCGTCTTCGGCGCGAGATGGTCGGTAGTCAGACCGACCGTCACGTCGCCGAGTTCGAACGCGCGCTCGAACAGCGCGCGGTGGCCGTCGTGGACCGGGTCGAAGGTCCCGCCCAAGGCAACCCTCATACCCCCGCGAAGGGCACCCCGCGGCTTAGTGCCTTCGGAATAGCGACCGGACGGTGGGTTCTCACTCGTCGTTGGTGTCGTCCGATTCGTCGTCGCTCGTTTCGTTGCTATCCGCTTCTCGCCCGTGTTCGGCCTCGTCGTCGCCGTCTGCGCTCTCTTCGTCCTCGACGCGGATGCTTACCGGTTCGCTCGGCTCGGTCTCCACGCGGGTCTCGGACTCGGTGTCGAGGTGGTCGTCAAGGTTGAACACCGTGTTCAGTTCGTCCTGAATCTGTCCGGCGATGCCGCCCACGAGGTCGCTCGGCGCGATGGCGGTGTACTCGTAGGGGTTGTTGCCCGCGCCCTCGCTCTCGCGCTTGCGGCGCTCGACTTTCTCCTCGTCGTGGAGTTCGGCCAGCGATTCGCGGACCGTCGAGGGGTAGAGACCGGTCCCCTCGGCGATTTCTTCGCTGGTGCTGTGGGGGTGCTGTCGGAGGTAGACGTAGATTCGCGCCCGCGTCTCGGTGTCCAGCACCCACGAGAGCAGGTCCACGATACCTTGGTCGAACTGGTCAACCGCGCGGTCGGCCTCCTCTTCGAGGCGCTCGCGGCCCTTCGAGAGTCGGTCCTGGTCGGTCTCGACCGATAGCTCTTCCTCATCCGCGACCTCGACGTTGACCTCCTCGGTGAGGTCGCCCTCCTCGTCCACGTCGAGTTCTTCCTCGGCAGACACGTCGTCGTCCACGTCGTCGGTTTCTGTCTCTTCGACGGTGTCGTCCTCGACGTTCACGTCGATATCGTCGTCTGTATTTTCTCCGGACATGTCCTCTCTACGAGGACACAAGCCGCGGGCGAGTAAAAACCTTGCTTAGAGCGGCGGCGCTTCCGTCTTCGGCGGTCTCGGTCCGGACGCCGTCGTCACTCTCGCCGGAGAACCAGCGACTCGTAGAGGGCGGCGACGCCCTCCTCGTCGTGAATCCGGCGCTGGCGGGTCGCGCCGCTCTCGCCGTCGTAGATGTCCCGAATGCCCGAGACGCCCAATCGCTCACACTCCCGGTCAACCACTTCGCCGAGGGAGACGACGCCGTCGCGGTCCCGCCGGATGAACTCCGCGTCGTGACCGTAGCGCATCGCGCGCCACTTGTTCTCGTCCAGCAGTTCCCGCCGATGGCGATACGCCGGGTCGCCATCTTCGGGGCGTCGCCCGCTCCGGTGGGCCGACCACGGGTCCGCGCTGTCCTCGTAGCGCGCCGCCAAGTCCTCGACGAGCGCGTGGGTGTACTCCACGAAGGCCATCACGCGGTCGGGGTCGGCCTGCCCGTCGGGCGTCCGGACCTCGACGGTGCCGAGACCGGTGTGAGGTCGCACGTCGTACCAGAGTTCGCCCCGGTCGGCGATGGACTCCGAGCGCAACATCGTCTTCTCGAAGGCGGCGAAATCCTCGTAGGAGTCGAAACAGGTCGGCATTCCGGTGTTCGGGAGCGCCTCGAAAATCTTCGCGCGGGCCGACCGGAGACCGGTGTCGAAGCCGTTCCAGTACGGCGAGTTCGCCGACAGCGCGAGCATCACCGGGATGTACCACCGAATCTCGTTGGCTATCCAGACCGCCTTGTCCGCGTCGTCCACGCCGACGTGGACGTGCAGGCCCGCGGTCGTGTTCCGGTGTTGGGGATACCGAATCCTGTCGAGTTGGGCGCGGTAGCGTTCCTTCTCTGCGTGTTCGAGTTCGCGCCACTTCGCGCCGGGGTGGAGACCCGCCGCCGCGATTCGGAATCCGCCAGCCTCGGCGTGGTCCACGAGCGCGTTCCGGACCGAGATGAGATGTTCGCGGGCGTTCGCCAGTCGCTCTATCTTCGGCGTCTGGGTCTCGATGACGCACTTGAATAGTTCGTGGTCGAGTCGTCCGTCGAGCAGTTCGGGCGGGTCGCGCTGGTAGACGAGTTCGTCGGTGCCCGAGGTCGGGCGTCCGCGCTCATCGACGACGTAGAACTCCTCCTCGATACCCAGCGTCCCCATCTCTGCAAAACTCTCAGCCGAACCCGAGTCCATTTCTCGGAGTTTCGTAATCCGAGGTGTAAATAGTTCCGAACCCGGCAGGGTCGGGCGGAGATAGCGAGGTCGGACGGGCGGATGCTGGCCGCCCAACCCTCGCTGAGAACCCCCTGCGCGCTACCTCGGCCGGGCGACGACGCCGAGGTGGTCGTCGTGGTACGGTTCGAGTCGAGCCGTCTCCAGCACCTCGTAGCCCTTACGGAGGTCGGCTAGCGCCTCGTCGAACACGTCTTCAGGGTCGCTGGCAACGTCCTCGCTCCGGGCCTTGATGGCCGCCAGCAGGCGGCCGTCCTCGCTGAGGAATCGGCGATTCTCGACCGCGACGCGGGCCTGCCCGCGGGTTGCCACGTCCTGCACGATGGCGTCTACGTCGGTCTCCACGACGTGGGCGTAGCTCTCTGGCTTTCGCGCGTCTTTCAGCAGGGGAAAGAGGTTCCGGCGGTCCTCGGCGACGCCCACCAA
This genomic stretch from Halorussus pelagicus harbors:
- a CDS encoding DUF7139 domain-containing protein; this encodes MSDTGNDRAARWRAVGRATLLLAGSLVAVVGFVAATASLVAGFGVGKASALRLGVLFGSVSLLAGFLALFGRTPDADRSRSLAGAGTATAVAGVTLFWTAGWNGRLGELPAVAAGAYALGLLAVFGAGAPTNSGDGSDRRETDTFGGVESVVTGVDGKQEFDADRADDGKGQS
- a CDS encoding transcription initiation factor IIB family protein, with product MYRARDHVENERWLAEIEQCADRLDLDTDARSRATDLFLSTVSEWDAPDERDADSRRAVVAASLYAGSLIEGDQRSQGEVADAVGVARLTIQQRWKALLEEAGLQPPSW
- a CDS encoding phosphopantetheine adenylyltransferase; this translates as MRVALGGTFDPVHDGHRALFERAFELGDVTVGLTTDHLAPKTRHEDRYVRPFDERKADLETVLAEFADEHDREFEVRELTEPTGIATEEQFDALVVSPETTDGAERINEIRRERGFDPLEVEVVPHVTAADGDIISSTRIVKGEIDAEGNLTPEREGRNAER
- a CDS encoding helix-turn-helix domain-containing protein yields the protein MSAEEELDVDEEGDLTEEVNVEVADEEELSVETDQDRLSKGRERLEEEADRAVDQFDQGIVDLLSWVLDTETRARIYVYLRQHPHSTSEEIAEGTGLYPSTVRESLAELHDEEKVERRKRESEGAGNNPYEYTAIAPSDLVGGIAGQIQDELNTVFNLDDHLDTESETRVETEPSEPVSIRVEDEESADGDDEAEHGREADSNETSDDESDDTNDE
- a CDS encoding glutamate--cysteine ligase, producing the protein MDSGSAESFAEMGTLGIEEEFYVVDERGRPTSGTDELVYQRDPPELLDGRLDHELFKCVIETQTPKIERLANAREHLISVRNALVDHAEAGGFRIAAAGLHPGAKWRELEHAEKERYRAQLDRIRYPQHRNTTAGLHVHVGVDDADKAVWIANEIRWYIPVMLALSANSPYWNGFDTGLRSARAKIFEALPNTGMPTCFDSYEDFAAFEKTMLRSESIADRGELWYDVRPHTGLGTVEVRTPDGQADPDRVMAFVEYTHALVEDLAARYEDSADPWSAHRSGRRPEDGDPAYRHRRELLDENKWRAMRYGHDAEFIRRDRDGVVSLGEVVDRECERLGVSGIRDIYDGESGATRQRRIHDEEGVAALYESLVLRRE
- a CDS encoding fibrillarin-like rRNA/tRNA 2'-O-methyltransferase, giving the protein MTDLPEGVERRAFDGRQRLATRGEPVYGEPTDEGWRCWDAGRSKLAAMFESGMDIGLAGGETVLYLGAASGTTVSHVADFAGPTYAVEFAPRPVRDLVGVAEDRRNLFPLLKDARKPESYAHVVETDVDAIVQDVATRGQARVAVENRRFLSEDGRLLAAIKARSEDVASDPEDVFDEALADLRKGYEVLETARLEPYHDDHLGVVARPR